CATGTTCTTCTCGTCTCGAGTAGGTACGTGGATCTATGACAGATGAATGCTTGTGTGTACCATGTCAGATCTAAATGATGATTAGTGAGAAAGATGCACAAAAACATCTAATTGACGTCGATCACTTCCGCTTCAACTCTACATGTATAGCTAGCCTTCAGTTGACGAAACACCATACAATGTCCATGGGTATCAAGTAACCAGTCGtcagtttattttgataatatttacatttccaatgttttttgtacttgatatctttacaaattgtgaGGAGAGCCATTTCCTCGAGAtgtgttgcagttgtaaacaatgcgcgtatgaatcttgataaatatagtacgtatGCACTACAAAGCTTCACACCGGCTTTACTGTAGCGCTGATGTACCTCATGAAGCAGGACTGCGCGGAGCATTGTAGGTCATACTCTCATGTCTTTTCAAACATAGAATTTATTTcctcagatacatgtacatgtatatgttttgtaaCCAGTCTACATTTGATTTACCTCCTTGTACAGTAGAGAGAGATGAACAGAGCACAGAAAGCGGTCAGCACAGCTCCTATTCCGCCGATGATATACCCGGCCATTCGTCCTACAGATATCAGAATCACAACAATTGTGAGAGTTATCATAGCTTgtgaatttaaaatatatacttATCAGAGCTAGTGAATTTACAAGATATATTTATCACTGCTAGTGAATTCATAAGACAAATATACCCGGTCATTCGTCCTACAGATATCAAATTCACAACAATGATGAGAGTTATCATAGCCAGTTGTTTATAAGATAGAGTTATCCTAGCCAGTTATTTATAAGATAGAGTTATCCTAGCCAGTTATTTATAAGATAGAGTTATCCTAGTCAGTTATTTATAAGATAGAGTTATCCTAGTCAGTTATTTATTAGTTAGAGTTATCCTAGTCAGTTATTTATAAGATAGTGTTATCCTAGCCAGTTATTTATAAGATAGAGTTATTGTAGCCAGTTATTTATAAGATAGAGTTATCCTAGCCAGTTATTTATAAGATAGAGTTATCCTAGCCAGTTATTTATACATTCTGGATCTTTCCTTACACGTGTaatttttgtcatattttatcgtcactttacatgtaattttgacTTATTCAAAGATGTCTCAAATACgtttaattaaatacatgtaaacgtAATACGAGATTGGTTCTTGAGATCCGTTGATATAGTATTACCTTATAAACTATCATGTGAAACTTACGACAATTGAAAGCAACAATACCTGAAGCATCCACCCCGTTGTGTGTTTCTATGACGACGTCCTTGCTCTGTATCCTTGACCTTTTCGGCTGCAGATGAAGCTTCCTGGTCGCTGTCATTAGCGGCGGTCTACTGTTGCTAGACGTTGGTGGTTTTTCGTTTCTGGCCCAAGCCGGGGGAGGCCCACCAGTGGTAGTGGCTGTTTGTGGACCGACAAAAAAATTCGGCATCTGAAACTGGGGCGGACCCCAATTCCTGGGACCTACCCAGTTCTGGGGACCCCGATTCATATTTGGAAACTGTGCTCCCCAATTGGTAGTCTGCATAGTCTGGGCTCCTTCGAAGACAGGAGGAGCGGGGATTCTCGGAGACTGTTGATATGGGGAATTCAACGTCCCTAATGGGGAATATGGACCAAACGCCCCCGGGAATGGCAATCCTCCTAAGTTGTTTACACTGTTGGGGGCTGGAGTTGGCTCCCCTGCCAGTCTTACGGGTCCACATTCCATGGCTATTTCTACTTGTACGCCCATGCCACCAATTGGAACTGTATAGAAAAATCAAGACGATGTAAACCGaagtaaaaaaattcttaatttcCACCATTTCGATTAACATGGAAAAGAGGGTTCCAGCTTGATAATTTCACAGCTGCTTCGTTCAAGAACATAAAATGACTCAAAATCTGGTCTAagttaagaaaatattttaatgagacCTTAAGCAAATAGTGTAAATGAACcttatcaacatttttaaagCTATCAACCTAAATTTCTTAGTTCACAAAcatcttggatatttttttctctgaatatattttttctattctGATAACACTCCTCGAAAACTGTTTGTTTAAAAAACTTGATTCAAACGCAGGCGTTAATACTGTCTCTTATGTTCACGGGTAGGCTTTACAGGATTTCAGGTACATACAGTTACAGGGAAAATTTCTGACAAAAATGGGGAGAATACATCTAGAGCAACCGGTCCTGTAGCCTAGTGTTTAGAGACTTCGAAAACAGGAGATCCGAGCTCGAATCTCGGTCAGTCGCCACACCAAGCCTGAGACATTTATCTGATATGTTGTCTGTTCCTTAGCGAAGCGGCCGAGATTAGAAGCAAAAGCCACTGTGACATTAAACATCACGATAATtaatggcacgataaagaactttTGCTGCagaatttgtggcacttcacttcACTACGCGAGTGAAAAATCATCGAATGGGACACAAAACAACTTACAAACGAAGGAACATCTAGAGAAGCTCGTTAAGATGTAGGATTAACCAATGCGATATGAACCAATGTTTAAAatataggggggggggtccgatttacgtaaagaaagaaTTAGATCTGGATAAATTCATGTGGAAACTAGATTTTGATTATAATTCAATTGTCAATTGAtacattttttgtgattttaacaatccAAAAATCCAAGAATATACAGCTGAACAGAATGAAATGGTTAGTCTAGTTTTCCAAAcaagtatttttatgtatgtatCAAATTATGCCCCAAGACAGGCTTCGAATTATTTAACCTTAATGTAGATTTTGAATGTAGAAACAAAATTGATCTTTGAAATTCTTTTTCTACTTTGCCTTACTCGTTTAGACATAGGGTCACACCATCACTACATAGGACTACAGGTACTCAAACTAATAGTTTATACAGTAATAAAATCAGTCTAGTCAGTATGTACCCACCAAGTAATTTCGAAACAAATCCGCTTCTTTTTCCGGAATCATCGCCCCTGAAGGTGATTCTGAGATCGCCCCTGTACAGGTAGTTATTGAGAGAGCGTCTCCCGCACACCTCGGTCTTTTTCTCTAAGTCAGTCTGATTAGGGCTCAGCTTGCTTTCAAACAAGACAAAACTCTTTGGACAGGAATGGTTTGCCGCCTCATGTATGTCTGTATGGACGTATTGAGCCATGATGCGGTTATCATAGCGGCCTTTTAAGATGCACTCGCATGTTTTAGATGGCGGAGATGCTGTCCGGAAGAAGCTGGGAGACATGACGTAAACTTCCGGTTCTCGAACAACAGTTTTGATGTCATTGCATATGTTAAAAGAAGACCAAGCTATACGTAATTAAATGAAAACGTAAATCAGTAAATGTGTTGCAATTTGCAGACAAATATGCGTTAAGCAAAACCTTTGCCTTTAAGACTTAAACTTGTTTACTAGAGAAATACTGACTGTATAATATAGTAAAAAATGCTAATAATGAGTCCATGCTTATTGCGAGCTGATAGTCATTCCACTATGAaaggaaaataacaaacatatatttgatataacGAAGTTTGATTATAACGAACTGTTTTGCTGGCCCTACCAATTCACAAGAACCGTGGTTTACTGTATAAGAATTATGCTCATACTTACGATAAATACATTCATATTCCACGTGAACAAAATTGCTAGTTGCCTGACAAGGAGGCAACAGTTTCCCCGTGGTTCTAATGACACACGTGACTCGTCCGTCACAGAACGGTGTGATTTCCTGATCCTGATAGTCCACTACGTCACAATCCTGATCAGGGGCGGAACATGTGCAAATACCGCCATTACCATACACTAGTTTTGTAATCAAAATGGTGGTCTGTGGACGATCCGCGCAAGAAAGGCTCCCTGACAGAACCACTCCAGGATTTCCAGGAGGCAGTCCCTGAAATGGCAATTGACCCGGTATCCCACCCACGCTCGAGCCCTGTCCAGTAATATGGGAAGCACCCCCCAGGCTGGCCGCGCTGTTCGGTAGACCAGAAGCCGTTCTCCCCGCAATCTGTGCAGACAGTCCTCCGACTCCTGGCGCTGCGAGAGGGGATGTTCCAGGTGACATCATTGGAGCAGGTGCGCCCATCCGTGCGCCCATCCGTGCACCCATCAGTGGTGCAATTCCATGCTGGATTGCTCCGTATCCAGCGAACCCCATCCCTAGTTCTTCAGATGAGGCCGAGTTACTGTTGATTCCATCAAACTCCCAATCCATACCCATAACACTGCCATACCCACCTACCCTGCCACCAATGCCGCCACTGTAACTCACGCATGCGTATTTCGTCACAGCTTCGTAAAACATAAAAACAGATGCTCAATCATGGTTTGATCTCAACAGTAATAAAAAGATGAAACTTTAGATAAAATATCAACATCCCAGTGAGTACTGTTTTTCTTGAGGTCATACGTGACGTGAAATTATTGAGAAACATTGCGTATGtcctttttaaaacaatatcattTCACGAATTTCCGTTGTCTTCCGTTGAAAACACTTAATTTGTCATAAGAATAAATCTTACCGGTAACATAGTAATAagatacaatattttttcaggaAAATGAAGGAAAACAGTCTTACCGGCAACATAGTAAAAAGATACAATATTTCCCAGGAAAATGACCAGTCGAGCATCGACCTGCATGTTTCATgcaaatctacatgtaactaaACACATGCTGGCAGTTTGTAGTAGTAGATCAACATGAAACTTTATAAAAAATCAACTATTAATCCACGAATTTAACGCTTCATCTCAAGTTTGATGCATATTGATGGACCGGTGAAGACTACACGACACAACCTTTAACCTTCTAGTTTCACTTCTTCTCGTTTCCAACGTTTATTTTGCGACAGCTCATGGACAAAACCAATGAGACGTATCCGATTCTACAAAAGTGTTATTGTGCAGTAATCAAAACAGATGCACTTAGTCGTCAATGTTTGTCAATTTTGTCGCCTGGGGTGGTGTGACAtcggaacttttttttttttttaatttatgtgtTTTTGCTGGTGGTCTCCAATGACTGGTGACGTAACAGGCTATTTTTTGCAAAGTTAATTACCCTCAAATGATGGACAAGTGTCTGGTCTATGACACAGCTGATTAGATACGAGGCCCTACGATACCGTAGTGGTGTTACCAGAACTTGCACATTAAtgacaagaaatatttatttgtgaTAAATAGTCTAGCTGTCATGTTGTCACCTAAAAttcaattcaatgaaaattgatcTATATTATCTATTTCAGAAATAACACCAGCattcaattatttcaaacactttttaaccttaAAGCAagcacatgaatatgtaattttggtgattaaataattattgtcttgtaagccaataattcttccttatatatttctctactctaaaagcggttatctaacgtagtttcaTTAGGTTTCTctttttttgtacaaaataaatgtttctatCAATATCTTTCCTAtttgccattgagagattttgagggGGAAATGGTTGTCaccactttcacagctaatgctcccaaacttccgccagagtccGTTTGCTCACGTAGATGACGTAACGaagcctcgacggggagtttgctaTTGCTCCTCTAAGGAATGAAAGCCTAATATCCAACACCCCAACCCCCCTGCTTATGTTGCACGTCTTTTATTCCTTAgatttacattttgaaatttaattcattttttaaacttaagttgttctttttatttatattttattactgACAAAATCTTAACAAACGTAAATATTCCAATATTAGGGGAGTAGAGTAACTACATGTAAGGTATTTATGCTAAGTAAAGAAAATCACTGCATGCCACAGTTTAAAACGATAATGACAAACAATTAAACTATTGACAAAATCTAGGTAAACACGTAAATGGTCCAACAGTACGATACTGCATGCAGGGCACCGAACACACAAGTTGTTAATAATTCTTAAAAACAATTTCAACAGGGAGGGGTGAACTTTTATGatgataaatctatatttatAATAGAAAGACTTGCTCACACGTCAGTAGTGACAGCATCAAAACGGgcagtaaattttgaaaaagcttTGATTTATAGAAGTATTTGTCCACCGGTGTGTCTTAAAAGGGAATTTTGTGATTTGTGGAGGAATTCACTCAGCTGGCATCTCAGCAGCGGGTGAAGTAGACGAGAAGTTTAGACAAGCAGTTAAAAACTATTTATAGATGGGAGGGGGAATAAATCTAAAAGCAAGCGATGAGCACATCTGATAAACTATAAAACCATGAGATTCCTCTTCTGGAAAATCAGTGAAGTGATTAGCAATGATGAAAAACTGACCAattgagagaaagagagaaactggagagagagagagagagagagagagagagagagagagagagagagagagagagagagagagagaaaattccttattgacaatatcttcgtagtgtTTGGTGATCagacgaagatattgtcaataagtaTGGAttaacaggggcggatccagaaattgtgGTTATGGGGGggcaccactttatgaggcagtgggtcctaggtgaagccctggtgggggttcagggggcgaagcccccggaagctcctggattttacagattttatgggacttgaaatatttctcctattaagtcatttgtactattttctatcattttaataaggcgaaattaataaaataacccaaattttaagggtttttggaaaaaaaattaagttctccctataaagtaattcaagaaatcaaaggattttgtcatttatttgtccgggagtggaagaaattattgtttcttttatcgttttgtacattttccgaaacaagatgcCGCGATTTACctcaaatttgaaacttttaggGGGGCGCGctggctgcgccccctctaaatccgctaCTGAttaacaatgctaattttcatcatatgtcgattcgatacatccctgtgaactcgaaataaaatacaccacagagtcgtccactcctgcttcatacttagatattttgttgaaattagatgttacaGTTGAATAACAACtgaactttatgataaacgggatgaaatcagcttctccatcgtcaactttccatttttatgtagcaatattccattttcacttgcatatggtgtttatatatctcaactaattcgatacgcaagagcttgttctgcgtatgatcattttttaaatcgagggtggctactgacaaacaagttgatggtgcaggggtttcaacagcctcgtttaaagtcagcattttgcaaattctatggtcattataacgatctagtttgccaaagTAACCTATTTGGCTGACTTGTTTCAtagccgttcttagcacactaattttgactacggataactccgtttacctgatcaagatatagggcatacggtgggtgtgaccggtcgacaggggatgcttactccgcttagacacctgatcccacctctggtatatccagggatccgtatttgcgcaactctattttgtattggttgtaggaattatcagattgatcaatgtttgttatcttcacttttcacgaGTAAATTCGAGGGAAATTCAATGACTGGTTTGTAAGTGGTAGGCTACTACAGTTTATAAATAGATCAATAACTGCTCCAGAGCATCCAAAGCTCCGTCTGTTGCTAGGTTTTTTTCCTGTGTATTAATAAGCTttgtaatttagtttttctGCCTAAAATAGTTGTAAATCTGAATATATAAATTATGCACATGTACTATATAcgcacgtatatatatatacatatgttgCTGAAACTAGCTAGTGAATTATATGTTTGTACATATGTTCAAATCACAAATTTCCAAGTGTGGGAAATGCatttttatgaagaaaaaataattacaattgCAAGGTCGAATAGGTTTATCATTTTTCCGAGGTCTGAATATCTTGAATACATGGATTCGTTTTGAAATGAATACCCCATGTCATGTGTTTGTATACTCAAATGATGCGCTCAATTTGAGTCTAGTGTCTTATAAACATATTCTCTTTTTTTCAGATAGCACGGAGACACTTGAATGAACACTGCTGATTTTTTGTTACAATACGTCTTTGGTTGTATAGGTAATGCGAATTGAAGAAAACGGTCAGCCTAAAACGATCAGCccgaaataataataatgtgggaCTTCTTTTAATGGCGTCTGTTAAACCTGTCATGAATGAATGAAACTCTAACAATGGTCAAACAAGGATTGCATAGCGACTTGTGAGATAAATGATTCGAAACATCCTGTATAGTTTCTTTATGTGAATATAACTAATTGGCAAACTGAACCATTactataatttttttatatctaGGGGACATAATCCATATGTTTTAGGCATACAATTGCGATGAAGTCATAAAACTAACTGCGATGCATTTGCCGAGATTTACAACCTGATATGCCTGCCCCATATGTGCACTCTATTGTGTTTAGTTATACACAAGTCCACAAAACTCCCATAATCTTCTTTCTGGAAAAGAAAATGCTGTTCCCTATGCATAAGCCATCAGTCTACACAGAATAGATCACATTCAAGATGCGTTCCGATACCAATCTGTTTACACCCTCTATTTGGGGTGTCAGTAACTTACATTGTAATATGCGCGTGTGTGATTTACGAACTGGAGTCAATATCGATTTTCtgtcataatatacatgtataggattGTACAATAGGAATCATTGAACGAGTCGACGCAGTGTCACTGTTTAGGAATCTGCATGATATGCACGTTCCAGagaaaattcatttcatacTGTCGACAACGAGCGCAGCAGTGTCTCGTGCATATCACTGGCAAAAGGGTATATATGGAACGTATTCGCTCTGTCGCAAACCAGACTAAGCACCTCTTTCAACATTATCAACCATATAGACTGGGCCTAACAGTCTGCTGACAAAACAGTTGATGTTGCAGGATTTACACAGCCTCATTTAaattttaagtcagcatttagtAAATTTTGTGGTCGTGGTAATGATCTTATTTTCAAAACGCattctacatgtatcattagcttgagtgctgtctgacgtctaTGATACTAATTATTAGGTCATTCATTTGGGGTTATATTGATACAAAACTGTTATCATGCGATGATGTGAATCTGCCTCTGCAACctaatacaaatatttttttcagcagCAGCACTGTTCATGAAGAAGAAACTTGTAAATTtcgtttaatcattgtacattttacctgttaattatCATCGTGCATGACGTGTTGTAATATCGTAGGAGAGGGAATGGTAAGTTGTCAGAAcgtgttcccaatcctttttgatttgatcaatgaaatatgttcaaaacaattgCTTCAACATATGATCAATTTAACCTTTGCAATAACCTCTAAGCCCAGGGACATGAATTGTGCAGTTTTGTAACGGTCTTGTTGATCATTATAATCATGTTAATTTAAGTTTGAACACTTGATGCGGAAGAGTAAAAAGCTTTTTTAAGACTAAGGTGATTTTTTAAGGTTTTGGCCACACACCCATACCCCAGGGAGGTGGAGTCTATGAAATATCTGTACCCCGTGACAGATGGATTCATAttccaaaattggttgaaattggtccagccGTTCCAGAGAAGAAGCGGAGAACATTCAAAAGTTCATGACCGACGCACCACGACGGACAAAATCAAACCAGCAATTGGTCATCTGATTGACTTGGGTGACTTATAAATGGTGATCAAAGCAAAATAATATTTGATCGTGCACACACTAATTTCTACAGTTCTGATGTACACTATGTCCTATATTTTTTAGCGGATTGATGTAATGCGCCGCATATATTGATTTGTGTAGTAAAACTGGTAATATATAACAAACAGATCATACATATAGATGAGTCGTACTGTCAATATCATCCTGTAAGTAATCCTGGAGATGTATACGCTTGAAGTATTTCTACTCGCATTTCTTATTCCATGTTCGGAAACGTCTTCATCATCAAACACCGATATTGTCTTCAACaaagaatatctaaatccaaaGAGTGTGGACCACGGAAAGGTAGGCTACGCATTTTTCTTTTAAGTTCTCTTGTCACCTGAATCCATCATCAATTATCTACAGTATACATTGGAATCGCGTTAACGTCCTGTCTGAATTACGATAATTAGAACAGCTTGGGGAAGAAAACAAAGTGAATAATTTCAATGATAAAACTTCACAAATCCTTGAAAGATGTCAAATTCAACTTCATTTATTTCCTCAAACCACATTCtatatggtacatgaggtatATTAAATAACAATACATTTGAGTAAGAATAAGGTCAgagtatgtacaaatatacaatatacatatagtgaaaaatatttacaaaatatgttatgGAGGACAGAGTAACTCGTAGATTTTTTAGATAAGCATACAGAgttttttaagtgttttaaccttactggttgacataatttcatgaaatttaataacattaggTCTTGTGTAATACCTACTGTGTAGGTATTCTTTTCTAATATTTGACAAAGCACTGCATTCTAATATGTAATGGAATTCGTCAGCAGGTTTTGATTCGGTACacaaaacacaatttttttcattatatggaataCTAATCCATCTGCCAGTCTCTACTGAAAGGCGGTGATTTGTGGTGCGAAATTTAATAAGAAtagttctttttaaaaaaaaaaatgggcaatttttctaaatattttcaaGTCCAAAGTCTATTTTAAAAGTTctgtatattttacttttagCTGAATTAAACATATCGCTCGACCATGTTTGAATTAATTGATCATAAAGTCTTTGTTTGGCAGTATTTCTTATCAATTTTTCATTTACGTTCCCTTGTTAATGCCATATACCTGTATTTGAAAGTCCACACATGtttaaaaaggtttttaacagtGCAGTTAAGATATTGTGTATACAAAAATTTTGTAAAGcacatttacaaatttaaagTCACAACCTGGCAATAATTTAGCCCAGTATGAAATCAGTCACACAATTATACACATTAATATAAATTGAGAAACGACCTATGTCACCATATACCATAAATGAGGGTGTGGTGCTTTTTAGCTGAAAAAGATGTTTcagaaattttaaatgaatgCGCTGtacaacttgtaaattttcatacCCCCGTATTTCACATCCATAAATCAAAACTGGTAAAACGGCTTTATCAAGCATATCAAATTGACAACTAATTGGTAGATTAAACAATCTAATTTTTCTTATAACTCTAACATAgctttttttttacataaatatttcttaGCTTTACAAAAAGACCCTGATCTAGAAAACACAATATTGACACTTCTGAATTCTTTGACATTTTCTACAACCGTTGTAATAAAAGTGCCTTTTCATCAATGGACCTTTTGAGAtatcacaatttttgttttctcgACATTAACATTCAATTTCCactgtgtacagtatatataaagTAATTCAACGCACATTGTAAATCATCAGCAGATTCAGCCATTATAACTGTATTATTCGCATATAGCAGAAATAAAACTTTCAAGTACAACATAAGTTCCTCTTCAATTAAATTAGCAACACATTGTAGGCCAACTGCGACTTTCTCTTGTAAAAATCATTAAtgtacaaaacaaacaaaaagggAAATAAATTTTCGCCCTGACTTACTCCAACATTTCCTGTGAAAAAGTCAGTTGACTTGCCATTTATCTTAATCGTTGATTTAATTCCCATATACATATTTCTAATAGAAGTAAAACATTTGTAGTTTACTTATTTCACAGACCACCTATCCACGCAGTGTCAAATGCCTGCTTAAAATCAATatgtgaaaaaatataatttcttttctttttactCATAAGCGTGTGTGACAGAAACTGTAAAGAAAGAATATTGTCTAATGTTAAATAGTTTTGCCTAAACCCAGCATGATTTTTGGTAATCATATTAAATTCCTAAGTGTATGCCTCCAGACGACTAttcaaaatgcatttgaaaagtTTACCGAGACAACTTAACAGAGTAATCGGTTGGTAATTTTCTGGTGATGTTGGGTCACCCATATAGGTTTAACAACTCCAAGTAACCAGTCATCTGGAACAAAGCCACTGTCAAAAATCATATGgaacaaaatcatcaaaattccCCGTTAAATCGTCATCATAATCACCTGCATTTAGATCCCTCATAAACTGAAACATTTCGTTAATATCGATGGCGCATTTCTTATTCTTATTCGATGAATTTAAGATTTTCCAATATTGTTTAGAGTTTCTTGAGCGTCAGAAATTTTAAGCGCTATACTTCTGGTAGAGTACAACAGctgaatgaaagatgaagataacgaacagtgataaatctcataaaaacagagagttaggcaaacacggacccctggatacaccagaggtgggatcaggcggccgtttcactaagcgatcgtagatcgtaaacgtacgattacgtttaagatcatttgactcgcacgtatacgagcgtttcacgaaacctaacgtagtcgtaacacttacgattgcgatttacgtctgactttttagaactcttttctctatggaggtagatttaaaattaatcccaccatggaaagaaatattcattcattatttcttcatggttttaaacatatccttatcgtctgcagtaacccatgcaagttgtcaacaaaaataatggaaattttgagcccgatctctagtgcaacgtaaagaaaattcctagaatgtttaaacaattaataaaatgatttttattgactttcatgtaactaaaattgtgtgtgtgtgtgggggggggggggggtgataagaaataacataaaagatttacattttagaattttaaatgccATGTATCGATCTGCTCATGTGAGCCAAATTCCATCAATAAGTAAACTATGTTCAacggattaaaaaaaatgaataagaaaatgaaattatattgataaatggaaataataaaatgaaaatagaattgcACACAAGTATAGGAAATTTTATCCTGCATCAAACCATGGATATGTACTCCGGCGTTTAATCATTGCTGTAAAATACGATGTAACACTAATGACATGTCTATTcacttatttgtataaatttcaaacaaatcatggGCTCAATTTGTCCCTAAAatgacttgaaatttattttccccatgcgtttgtcttttttatatattttttttccgtTTAGGCATGTAAGCATATATATGCTAACTTCGGTCTTTAGGTGATGATGTATAATCCAGATcatttattaaaattattattgatattacactttatgatgattgatttttatattgtttaacttccctctcgtaaattttcactaatatggagacgtcaccattgccggtgaagggctacaaaatctaggcctatactcggcgcttacggccattggacagggagggatctttgtcgtgccacacctgcggtgacacgggacctcagtgtttgcagtctcatccgaaggaccgccccatttagtcgcctcctacgataagcaagaggtactgaggacctattctaac
Above is a genomic segment from Ostrea edulis chromosome 3, xbOstEdul1.1, whole genome shotgun sequence containing:
- the LOC125676593 gene encoding uncharacterized protein LOC125676593; this translates as MQVDARLVIFLGNIVSFYYVAAVTKYACVSYSGGIGGRVGGYGSVMGMDWEFDGINSNSASSEELGMGFAGYGAIQHGIAPLMGARMGARMGAPAPMMSPGTSPLAAPGVGGLSAQIAGRTASGLPNSAASLGGASHITGQGSSVGGIPGQLPFQGLPPGNPGVVLSGSLSCADRPQTTILITKLVYGNGGICTCSAPDQDCDVVDYQDQEITPFCDGRVTCVIRTTGKLLPPCQATSNFVHVEYECIYPWSSFNICNDIKTVVREPEVYVMSPSFFRTASPPSKTCECILKGRYDNRIMAQYVHTDIHEAANHSCPKSFVLFESKLSPNQTDLEKKTEVCGRRSLNNYLYRGDLRITFRGDDSGKRSGFVSKLLVPIGGMGVQVEIAMECGPVRLAGEPTPAPNSVNNLGGLPFPGAFGPYSPLGTLNSPYQQSPRIPAPPVFEGAQTMQTTNWGAQFPNMNRGPQNWVGPRNWGPPQFQMPNFFVGPQTATTTGGPPPAWARNEKPPTSSNSRPPLMTATRKLHLQPKRSRIQSKDVVIETHNGVDASGRMAGYIIGGIGAVLTAFCALFISLYCTRRRRRVIERKSSERIEAGMEDSMSSIDDTPVYTLSSAEDHVHPSERVITSGHVNKAFDGQDAASGDRVSVRSGSFENLSLADDDNYLSLEEIQEGKRRRREEEEEEEEAPPTLELRVDSKYCQSREIARQDHHGEESVYDNNI